tctctctcctcactaATAATCATTGGCGACGACTGGATGTCTCTCTCCGCCAAACATCTCTTGTACGGTACAAACCCCTTCTTCGGAGATTTGTCAAGGCTAGCTCTTCGCTCAGAGAAAGATGCATTAGGTTTACGCACGAGCTTTGGTTGCCTCTCGTTTTCTTCATCAAAAGAAAGTTGGTGACTTTGGGTCTCAGCTTCCCAATTCGTATCACTGTCTCCCCTAGCACTTACTGATTCAGTGTTTGATCCAGTCCATGATCCTTCCTTTTCCATTTTAACTTCACTGTCCTGGGTTAGCCCACTAACCGGGTTCTGCAGTGGGAAGAAAGGACATTGAATTCCTCCATAGAAATCAAACCATGGGAGAGAAGGGCCAGAACCAACATGGGCTGCAAACGAATTTCCATCTGGCACTTGCATGTAGTGGGGTGCTGCAGATTCTCTACTCAACCATTCACCCTCCTTAGTGGGCAATGACAATTCTCCGGGCACTAAATTATGGTTTGTGTCAGAAGGCAATGGTTTGGAAGTTCCCATGGCAGGTGAAGATGATCTGAGAGAATCCATCACTAAAACCGTCTTCCCAAATAGCTTCAGACTCTGAGTAGAAGCCGCCTCAACTGGCTCTTGTTTATCCAAAGCAATGTCTTGAGGAAACAATTCCAACTTCTGGAAATTCAGGCCAAAGGAATAAACTTAAGAAAAGCAATGGCAAGATGCAGTAAGATAGAAAGGGGGTCTTGCGATAGCTTTTGGGGGGTGATTTACAGTTCACCTCAGAGGTTGTGGCAGAGTTGGCCACAACTTTTGCTTCTGCCCTTTAAATCTGTTTAAAAGCTTAATCTGGGAAGCTgtcattttttcattctttcaagttttgattTTCAGAATCCACTTTAAAAACACATGcagttttgagtcttttgacaaACATAACAAATAGCTGAGGGATGGAGGGACACGTACCACATGAAATTGCTCATCAGGGGATAAACTGGCAGTTAATTGGAATGGAGAACCAATTTCTTCTGGGTACGAATTGGGTGAATCAGAATGTGATAAGCCACTACCAGCAGCTGACGAAACTGGCGATAGGCTACCATTTGGTGTATTTGAATCTGAAGTACCCAGAATTTCTGAACCAGTTGAAGACAGTACCGAAGTTGGAGACTGATTTTCTCTCACACATATTGACAAGGTCGGAGATGTGGACCTCCTTAATTGTTCTGCAGTTGAGGTTCCAATTTTAAGAGCAGCTACCGGTTTGCGAGGATAAGGGTGTGTCGGTTTTCTCTTTGGACGAGGAGGAGGAATCTCAACAGGGTTTAGTAAGGCTGCATCGCTGGCACTTGACTCGCGAACGACCTAATCAAAGGAGAAAGAGGAGTTAGAAGTCGAATTAATAACTCACAACCCCGTAGGAACATTTGCACTCCTTTTGAAATGGAGTATAATAAACTTACTTCGAAAGACATGATATACTTATACGTAATGGCAGAAATGGGATCTGAAAGAACAGTAAACCTTGGAAAAGAATTTTTGAGCGTGGCTCCTAATCTGAACAGCAGTTTTGGTGCCCACATGCTCTGCGGAAAATTGAAATCCTTTCAGTACACTTAAAAGAAACAATGTATGACAGTGACACCAAAGCATGAGTATTCACTATTCAGTATGATTCTGTATTACACATTTGCCATTACCTTCTATTTTCCGCCAAGCACGACCATAAAGCTTCAAAGCCTCAATGAACTTCTTATGCTCTTCTTCTGTCCACCTTTCTCTCTGTTTCGTGATTGTGTATGGTTTTCTCACCTATTGAAGTACAAAAGAGCATGTATGAGTGTAAAAGTCAACGAACACATGATCTCTCTCAAAAAGAAGCAGATTGGAGGGCATACCTTTAGAGCATAGTCATTCCCGGAAGAAAACTGCTCCTTCAGCTGACTGCTCTTCAGAACAACTGCATTAGACAGAGTGCCTACACTTTGATCCTGTGTTCAAACGATACAGTAAAGCAAATGATATGAGAAGACTTCCTTAATATCGGCATTTAGTTTTACTGAGAGCCCATCACAGAGGAAACATATTTCAAAAGTAGTTCCTCGAAAACAAGACCAAATTTCCATTGGGTGCTTATTGTGCAACTAATGGATCTATTTTCAGTGCATGCTCTTCCAAATGCAAACTCGCCTAACTATTCGACTCAGTACCTATCACGAATCATGACTATATAACTGCCTCGAGACCATTTCTGCCCGTTTAGATCTATCAGCAAGTTAAATTTCGCGATTGGAgtagtttctttttttaatccagATATTGAGAACCACCAAGGACAATCCCTTTTGTTTCAACAGAAATACATTATGAATAAACAGATGACATCCAATATCCagatttttaaacaaaatgagactCTGAAAAAGCATAACAATGGTGCAgacctatgttacatggatccttcattttggctcaagtaTCCGTGTCTATGTGTCTGACACCCGtatccttttggacactcgGATCCTCTAATTGTTAAGATACTTATAGAAAAGGACtatcaaattagctagaaaagcgaTATTTCGAGTATTTCACATAGCCAGTAAAGagggaaatagcaaaaacataattttctttaCTCTTTCTTGTTTAACtacatttgtaaacatagtttacAGTACATAATCTtagaaaattatgcaatatataatacaaaaaaaagttcacgaCGTGtccccgtacccgtacccaagTTGGGGACACATATCCACGTATCCTAAGATTAAGTTTATGAAGGTCTGACGCTTAGACTTGCACCCGCACCCGATACTCGCACCCGAGTCAATATAATAATAACATAGGTGCAGACATCTTTTAACCCTACAATACTCTAAAGTTCTGCTAACAGCTGCCCACGAGGTAGTGGTTAACGCACACTGTAGTGGCCCGGAGTAAGCAGACTCGGGCCGACCCCAAGGCACTTCCAATTGCGCATCCCGGTTCGAATCCTGGTGCCCAACAGAGCATAGGTTCAAGGCAATGTCATTAATGGCCCGGGCAGCCTTCGGGTTGTCGCTCGGTACATCACGAAGCGACCACGCACAGTGCATCGTGAACAATCCCCTGTCCCAGCAATCCAGGTCCCTTGGGCAAACACGTCACCATGACGTAGGCCGAGATGGTTACAACATGAGGATCATCATTGGAGCTgatctggccatgtgctctGTAACCATCTTATCCCATTCATCATATATGAAACCACCCggggcggttacccgagcgcaTCCTCTACatgctagcttggaggccaagcaaagcaaggtctataaatacaaagggactccAACTTAGAGAAGTATGTCATCCTACCCTAACCCTGGACCTATACACTTCtccctacatctaacttgatcgtcggaggatCACTGGCTTCtatagccctagtgacttgttgcaggtctgGTGGCAGGCGCGCGGAGCAACGAAGAAGGGAACCGGacccccacacacacaaaatggCAGACAATAAAAAAGGTTAGACTTTCAATACACTGTTCACAAATATCTATACATGGATACACctatatcaatacacttttgcCCATTTACATGTGATTAGAATCTTCAATATTCTAATTTCAAGCCAAAGATAATTTGTATGCTGCCTACTCCAATTCAGGAAAATATTATACCGAGAAATTTCGTAAACCACATGGGGTGAAAGCTCCCTTGCCGTTTTCCTAGAATCCATTGCCAAAAGATTTCTTAAGGAGAAGACGGATCAATCCAAGGTCATATCCTATTGTGAGATACTCCTCTCAGTTTCTCACCTAAATATGGTTCTGTTCTGAGGCAGATACATTTCTAATCACCTTAGACCaatcattaaaaaaagaaaggaatcaCGGGTCAAGTTACGCGCACATAGGAGACCAATCCTTCCGTCACCTAGTAGCAGGAGCCCATTTTTAAAACGAGCATACATCTTTTATCATAACCCATCGAAAAGATCAAACAGAGCGACTCTCTAATCAGTTGGGAATCAAAACTCTAAACGAGGAACgagaaaataagaaaaccaAATGATGTATAAATCAACGTTTTGGGTACCTGTATAGCCATAGCTGCTGCAGAAACCATCACTTCAAATTGCTTCAATTCTTGAGCAACCGATAAAGCTTACTGTAACACACCACCGCTACACCACAACCAGAACCAATACCCTCGCCAAAAACAATTAATTTTCGCTTTCTCAAATCACGAAATACTAAACAACTACAAACCCATATCTCGATCCGAACAACAAATCAGTTTCTCCCACTATTCACTATCcgagaaaccctaaaaatcacACGATCCAActccgaaaaaaaaaacaattaaaactcCTTCAATCGCAGCCACACGCAACAGAGGCCCCTCAACTTATCCGTCCAAGATCCAAACTTTAGTTTCACTCCCAACAAAATTTCACGAAATCCATAACAATAGGAAGAATATTTAGTGACCCAATAGCTCAATCTTGACCAGAAATTTGAATACCAGAGATTTACTAAATAAAAAACGCTCAGAGATTGGGGGGAAGACAATCCAAGAAAATACAATTTCCAAGGAAATCCGGAGAGTAGAGAGAGTGAGaagaggagggaagaagaaCCAGCTTGGGCTCACAGAGGaagaacaggagagagagagagagagagagagagagagagagagagagagagagagtaatgaaTTGGGTTTTGGCTTGTGTGGGctgagggaggaggaggaggaggaggaggaggtgagaaaaaggagaaagggGAGAGGTACCACGTCAGAGGGTAATTTCTTTTTGGTACTTTATTTTTCGAAATTGGAATTTTGGGAGAAGAAAGGTCGAGAAATGGATGGAATCTTGTGGCTGGCGAtgttcgaagagagagagagagcctcgCCACGTGGTGGTCGTCTTGTCTCCCCCCGCTTTTATCTCCAAGCGTGCTTATTTAATTTCGCGTGACAAATTTCACCATGACTCGTGAGATAGTAAACCCAAAGAAAATACTACTACCTATTTGTTTACGGAGGAGTTATGAATAAATTTTACAACGCTCAATTTCGAGCTGTAAATATTTATTACCGTTAATAAAttgttttcaattcaaatcgtTCAAAATATTGAGGTTGCGTGAGCCGttaataagtttctctcaaaacCAAATCCTTACTCGCAGTCGTTGGTGAAAAATATGATAtgaatcgtttattttgtagaattAAAATAGGAGTTACAGTATTTTTTAAGTAAGTTAATTGAATATTTTGATGCATAAATCACATTCTTCGAAGCTTGATTTTTCACATTCATAACGGTTCTATACAAATGTGTGTTTCTTTACTatgttatactccctccgtccctaaataagtgttcggcgcgcaaaactaggttttacaaaacatgcatattttctattaaaaaatttaaatttttttcacaatctattagaactcattgctatctattgatttgtgaaaaaaaattaatttttttagtaaaacaaatgtatctttttgaaggcctagttttgcgcgccgaacacttatttagggacggagggagtattaatttccgatcaatttgatttcttttctaAATTACTCTACTCTTTGAGATCTACCAAATAGACAAATTGGATCACATTTTTTGGTTTGAGCATGTGACCGTTTCATGGGCACAACAGGGATGTTGTACCTTAAGGCACAATAAAAACATGGTTTCTACTCAAAACTGTTTAGCTGATCTCAAACAAActtcaaataataataattcgcACCAAATGTAAATCTCAGATTCTATAGCAAAGACGAGTCTGGCATGCTATTAAATTACTTTTATTCTTATTCATTCTTGTTatatccaattttttaaaactagccatccatttttttagaatgtgtaattttttttaaatttttttttatttcattcgaaaaacaactaaatctaatataataaacaaacaaaagaatcaACGAAAaggagtttaaaaaaaagaaaagcaattaATGAAAACTAAAAGAAAGTACTAGTTTGCAGTCGTAATACCATTGGCGAGTAGTACAAGATAAAGCGGTAGTGGAGGCGGCACTGAAAAAGGACACACAAATATCCTGGGCGAAATAGGAGTAATCACAAGAGGATATTTTCATTTTGTAATGAGGAGGACAAAAGAGTTGAAATACTTCAGCCTCTAAAAATTTAGCGGTgtactagaaaaaaaaaaaacgaagggaACCTGAGTGGGTCCTGAGTGGGTGAGGATGAGgatgagatagagagagaaagagaaagagagagacagagacagagagagcgGGGTCGGCTTGGGgactttttctcttctctttgcGCTTTTCGACACGTCATCGGTCACTCACCGCCCTTCCCTTAACTCGCTCGCCACGTGCACGTCTCCAAGATGTATGTACACTCTGTTTACAAGAGGCCCGCTattcgcaaggaagatttgtaAAGAACTACgtaagaaaaaaatatgtttggctttattttgggttttacaaaaatctaaaaaaatattcataaattttttaatattattttatgaggctcttataaaaaatcagctctaacgaaTATCGGCAAGTATTACTTTTGGTTCGTAAGGACAAAAATGCTCAGTTTAAAATGACAGGAAGTCCCAAAACACATTTAGAGTATGTTGCACCGACTAAAACAAATAGTCCTACTAATAAAAcacattttttgaattaaatatgatgtattatgagaatatgacttgtttttcttgtaaaataaaaaatataaatcttAGCAGAACGAGACCTaaagacttttttttaaattaaaagtaatgtattattaaaaaataatttatctcataaaataaaaaataagtattacaaaaataagaacattaacGAAACGGAACCTCTGAATAATTTTTCGTGTTATGTACACACCTTGTCTAGTCTATATGGATAGAGAAAGTGATAGCAAAGCGACTTCtctgtgtgtgcgtgtgtgagagTGAGTTGGGTTTGGATATGGATGCCTCTGGTCCACTCGTTTTTTCGGTTGAAAAATAAAGGGACGAAAATCATAGTACAGCGAAAATCGGTGGCCATAAGTTTTTGCGCAGAGGTAGTTTATGGATTGGTAGAGGGCAGATCCAAAGAAAAGTCTAAAAAGAGCGTTGCCAGCTGTCCCACTGCTGGAAAGTTCAAGCAAATACTGTACAAAAAGAACAACCGAGAAAGCAACATACTCTGTATATATACCACCACACTGTAGTACAGTAAATAAAAACTCAACCCCCGTTTTCAAACGAGAGCTCGCGGCTCGTTTACTAATGCTGTgtgtttggatttgaatttgaaattttttttgaaaaattgtaggggtaataagtggagagagatagaaaaagaaatattgaaAGTAGGGAGAATTTAgagagtattttttgaaaaatgctttttgaaaagcaaagagaaaaaGACATTAAACGAGTTGAAAACTCGAGTTCGAGCTTTGCTCTAAGCGTTAACAAGTCTAGCCGAGTTACTCAATTTGTTAACAGCCCTAAGTACCTCTATGCACAAGATCAAGGTTAACAACACTAGCAACAAACACTTCTTGAATGTcccaaacaaaaagaagagaggagattATTGTATACTACCTTTcttcaaaatataaaaataaaattgttggTATCAAATTATCAATCGACATTTACTGTTCTtgtataattattatttttattatgaatGATGCAAAAACAAACTATATTATGTTAAAGGTTCTAGGTTTTAGTGACTATGCATTATGACTGTTTGTTAAAGGTACTACTCTAGTGACTATACATCATGACTCCGCTCCTATATGAACCTCACAAGCTACTTTTCTAACCCTAATTATTTACGTAATACCTTTGATGGATTGTGGTCGTGATTTTAATGGTTCATATcgtatcttaattttttatgattttcatCTGGTTATTGTTGCATAAATCCCCAATAGTATCT
This DNA window, taken from Rhododendron vialii isolate Sample 1 chromosome 8a, ASM3025357v1, encodes the following:
- the LOC131298321 gene encoding protein REVEILLE 1-like isoform X1 codes for the protein MVSAAAMAIQDQSVGTLSNAVVLKSSQLKEQFSSGNDYALKVRKPYTITKQRERWTEEEHKKFIEALKLYGRAWRKIEEHVGTKTAVQIRSHAQKFFSKVVRESSASDAALLNPVEIPPPRPKRKPTHPYPRKPVAALKIGTSTAEQLRRSTSPTLSICVRENQSPTSVLSSTGSEILGTSDSNTPNGSLSPVSSAAGSGLSHSDSPNSYPEEIGSPFQLTASLSPDEQFHVKLELFPQDIALDKQEPVEAASTQSLKLFGKTVLVMDSLRSSSPAMGTSKPLPSDTNHNLVPGELSLPTKEGEWLSRESAAPHYMQVPDGNSFAAHVGSGPSLPWFDFYGGIQCPFFPLQNPVSGLTQDSEVKMEKEGSWTGSNTESVSARGDSDTNWEAETQSHQLSFDEENERQPKLVRKPNASFSERRASLDKSPKKGFVPYKRCLAERDIQSSPMIISEEREEQRVRLCL
- the LOC131298321 gene encoding protein REVEILLE 1-like isoform X2 gives rise to the protein MWAPKLLFRLGATLKNSFPRFTVLSDPISAITYKYIMSFEVVRESSASDAALLNPVEIPPPRPKRKPTHPYPRKPVAALKIGTSTAEQLRRSTSPTLSICVRENQSPTSVLSSTGSEILGTSDSNTPNGSLSPVSSAAGSGLSHSDSPNSYPEEIGSPFQLTASLSPDEQFHVKLELFPQDIALDKQEPVEAASTQSLKLFGKTVLVMDSLRSSSPAMGTSKPLPSDTNHNLVPGELSLPTKEGEWLSRESAAPHYMQVPDGNSFAAHVGSGPSLPWFDFYGGIQCPFFPLQNPVSGLTQDSEVKMEKEGSWTGSNTESVSARGDSDTNWEAETQSHQLSFDEENERQPKLVRKPNASFSERRASLDKSPKKGFVPYKRCLAERDIQSSPMIISEEREEQRVRLCL